Within the Thermus islandicus DSM 21543 genome, the region TAGTATAGCAATTGCCTACCAAGGCCGTAGCGCCTTTTCCGCCTGCGCCACCCGCTCCAGGAGCTCCTCCAGGAAGCGGAGGCCCTACGGGAGGACTGGGGCACGGCGGTGGTTCCCGGTACCCGCCCTCTCCCTCCAGGACTGGGAGGAGCGCCAGCTTTGGTTCCGCGGTTATCTGCAGACCTACCTGGAGAGGGACGTGCCCGCCCTACGGGCGGTGGAGAACCTGCCCGAGCTCCGGAGGCTCCTCGAGGCCTTGGCCCTGCGCTCGGGTAACCTCCTGAACCAGAGCGAGCTGGCGCGGGAGCTGGGTCTTTCCCAGGCCACGGTGCACCGCTACCTGAACCTCCTGGAGGTGAGTTTCCTCCTGGTCCGGCTCAGGGCCTATGCCAAAAGCCGCACCAAACGCCTGATCAAGGCTCCCAAGGCCTACCTTCCCGACCCCGCCCTGGCCCTCTACCT harbors:
- a CDS encoding DUF4143 domain-containing protein → MPALRAVENLPELRRLLEALALRSGNLLNQSELARELGLSQATVHRYLNLLEVSFLLVRLRAYAKSRTKRLIKAPKAYLPDPALALYLTGGKPSGAHLETLVLLDLLAFRDAQVEPPGLYYWRTAS